A stretch of Mya arenaria isolate MELC-2E11 chromosome 14, ASM2691426v1 DNA encodes these proteins:
- the LOC128216965 gene encoding uncharacterized protein LOC128216965: MTQLNSWSFFLLASAAVHQCLSLTNVRFYEELKPYLNLDIAEDKLELVADDGSDVILLPGGPDDELDIAFLLKELGFTHGNASESEADPKIASLLDAFKSAPRKEVRTTNDLKLWWTHHHHHHHHHHYHKCPRQQFVQCFKRGCAACVMQTFAVEHYYSYHRFTINMCIRVEYQHYRRFLLSFTLNGYRLLYTLNNLARSTFKYCYHVPHLVSRSSRLCANLYSINRSRRTMCARITGTANIKGHVRSAYQNIGCFRIPCNIDTPANESQDDTNDLSSNIFDPASDDLDSGSVEENENQDGGFEDMAEDDSDSALRYE, from the exons ATGACACAACTTAATTCTTGGAGTTTTTTCCTTCTTGCTTCCGCGGCTGTCCATCAGTGTCTGAGCCTGACAAATGTCAGGTTCTATGAAGAGTTAAAGCCGTACTTGAACT TGGACATTGCTGAAGATAAGTTAGAGCTCGTGGCAGATGACGGAAGTGACGTCATCCTGTTGCCTGGAGGCCCGGACGACGAGCTCGATATCGCCTTCCTTCTCAAAGAGCTCGGTTTCACCCATGGAAACGCATCGGAGTCTG AAGCAGACCCGAAAATAGCCAGTCTCCTCGATGCTTTCAAAAGTGCTCCACGTAAAG AAGTGAGGACAACAAACGACTTAAAACTGTGGTGGacgcatcatcatcatcaccaccaccaccaccactaccacaaATGCCCACGCCAGCAATTTGTCCAGTGTTTCAAGCGGGGCTGTGCTGCATGCGTCATGCAAACATTTGCTGTGGAACACTACTACAGCTACCATCGCTTCACTATCAACA TGTGTATCCGGGTGGAGTATCAGCACTACAGGAGATTCCTGCTCTCTTTCACCCTGAATGGATACCGGCTCCTCTATACTTTAAATAACT TGGCCAGGTCCACCTTCAAGTACTGCTACCACGTGCCCCACCTCGTGTCACGCTCCAGCCGTCTGTGTGCCAACCTGTACAGTATCAACAGGAGCCGCCGAACTATGTGCGCGCGCATCACCGGAACCGCCAACATCAag GGTCACGTTCGCAGCGCCTATCAGAACATCGGCTGTTTCCGTATCCCGTGCAACATCGACACGCCAGCGAATGAGAGCCAAGATGACACTAATGACCTCTCCTCTAATATCTTTGACCCGGCATCTGATGACCTTGACAGTGGATCCGTTGAGGAAAACGAAAATCAAGATGGTGGTTTCGAAGACATGGCCGAAGACGACTCTGACTCCGCTTTGAGATATGAATAA